A single region of the Triticum dicoccoides isolate Atlit2015 ecotype Zavitan chromosome 2B, WEW_v2.0, whole genome shotgun sequence genome encodes:
- the LOC119364673 gene encoding uncharacterized protein LOC119364673 isoform X2 gives MAAAESKWEEWNMVAAEESKGEGSWSTSIHRVAPGKDFVNIPFYADEGPAWSLLVGVMRGDLRFHRLRVARSGRISGRSNEVVEIFHDLKKPPGCSLRADAALAPDGRSLCVVQQVENEQTYALQLQLEAEEKLRPLPPLAWRSLGRCMPISADGHIWAVSAIQLSVSSFHLVMQRLFTQEEEDAAGGRWELVGRPFKEDCKFDRSLPTWDGSFLQGYVVLPGHGLDGGTLILLSLQNGLFFTFDCLAAPEIQWTKVTHTSDEYYLPINGRGLYAQESNAIYMLWNNVVYEYKLTVVDEEEERGLTRLKLHPPARIDSVCPFITLKGDGFLTHLGWGVMCSVWISLDLSCGCDYLHAIVTTFQIGPLPGDVKVLHSTFRRVDMLPMKHMDEFKLCFVQEYMDDKVLPQLQEEVLDDPCRHYLPPSPPKYEIKMDEIPMLERAPPLKPHYIVHGDDDGPRHFFLSSSKLCAISFLKDGMDVFNLDTTSHTMDILARRPVSVDPFVMVIRVGRATFALTETLQVYHKAYRVSPPGSTSWVRYHTNQSNVLDRKVMLSGYVAVGDDSFIVSDSVTCSCLLFEVGAKQWHVVIPWTQWGEYLPRPMPRHGLLKGACVFVDGFIYTCSNCGLAAYELLFENDHVYLKGPIFLPFSWLSKQWESERMSLDYAGKEVDSGAILLWVVQGVQVQYRPPKNQLWITAVRVETEETPCKSMRPVEIKHVLCATPLIDQVEGIDQEEVTRTTCFGVSS, from the exons ATGGCGGCGGCGgagagcaaatgggaggagtggaatatggtggcggccgaggagagcaAAGGGGAGGGGAGCTGGTCCACCTCGATTCATCGGGTCGCCCCCGGCAAGGATTTCGTCAATATTCCCTTCTATGCCGACGAGGGCCCTGCCTGGTCGCTGCTCGTCGGCGTCATGAGGGGCGACCTACGCTTCCACCGTCTTCGCGTGGCGAGATCAGGGCGGATCTCCGGTCGGAGCAACGAGGTGGTGGAGATCTTTCACGACCTCAAAAAGCCGCCGGGGTGCAGCTTGAGGGCCGACGCCGCCTTGGCTCCAGACGGTCGCTCCCTCTGCGTCGTGCAGCAGGTGGAGAACGAGCAAACCTACGCCCTGCAGCTGCAGCTGGAAGCCGAGGAAAAGCTGCGGCCCCTCCCTCCGCTGGCTTGGAGATCGCTTGGCCGGTGCATGCCCATCTCCGCGGACGGCCACATATGGGCGGTGTCCGCGATCCAGCTTTCTGTCTCCAGTTTCCACCTGGTCATGCAACGCCTCTTCAcccaagaggaagaggatgcagcggGAGGTCGTTGGGAGCTGGTTGGCAGACCCTTCAAGGAAGATTGCAAATTCGACCGCTCCCTCCCCACCTGGGATGGTAGCTTCCTCCAGGGCTACGTGGTGCTCCCTGGCCATGGCCTGGATGGGGGCACGCTGATTTTGCTCTCCCTCCAAAATGGCCTTTTCTTCACCTTCGATTGTTTGGCCGCCCCGGAGATCCAGTGGACCAAGGTAACCCACACTTCAGACGAGTACTACCTCCCTATCAATGGCCGTGGCTTGTACGCACAAGAAAGCAATGCCATCTACATGCTCTGGAACAACGTGGTCTACGAATACAAGCTCACGGTGGTagatgaagaggaagagagagGGCTGACAAGGCTCAAGCTGCATCCACCTGCGAGGATTGACTCTGTTTGTCCTTTCATTACATTGAAAGGAGATGGCTTCCTCACCCATCTGGGCTGGGGGGTCATGTGCTCTGTGTGGATCAGCCTCGACCTCTCATGCGGGTGTGACTATCTACATGCCATTGTTACCACCTTCCAAATTGGTCCCCTGCCCGGGGATGTCAAGGTCCTCCACTCCACCTTCCGTCGGGTGGACATGTTGCCCATGAAACACATGGATGAATTTAAATTATGCTTTGTGCA AGAGTATATGGACGACAAGGTGTTGCCTCAACTCCAGGAAGAAGTCCTTGATGATCCTTGCAG GCATTATCTCCCACCAAGTCCTCCTAA ATATGAAATCAAGATGGATGAGATTCCAATGTTAGAAAGAGCCCCTCCTCTCAAACCACATTACATTGTACATGGAGATGATGATGGTCCCAGGCACTTTTTTCTAAGTAGCTCAAAACTATGTGCCATCTCCTTCCTAAAAGATGGCATGGATGTGTTTAATCTGGACACCACTAGTCACACTATGGATATACTTGCACGCCGGCCTGTTTCCGTTGATCCTTTTGTTATGGTTATCCGAGTTGGTCGAGCAACTTTTGCTCTTACCGAGACTCTCCAAGTTTACCACAAGGCCTACCGTGTTTCTCCTCCTGGATCCACCTCATGGGTGCGCTATCACACAAACCAGTCTAATGTTCTTGACAGGAAGGTCATGCTCTCGGGATATGTAGCAGTGGGTGATGATTCCTTTATAGTCTCTGATAGTGTCACATGTTCTTGTCTTCTCTTTGAGGTGGGCGCCAAGCAGTGGCATGTTGTCATACCTTGGACTCAATGGGGAGAATACCTACCAAGGCCTATGCCTAGACACGGCCTTTTAAAGGGCGCATGTGTGTTTGTTGATGGTTTTATCTACACATGCTCAAATTGCGGGCTTGCTGCTTATGAACTACTCTTTGAAAATGATCATGTGTACCTCAAAGGCCCAATCTTTTTGCCATTCTCATGGTTGAGTAAACAATGGGAGAGTGAAAGAATGTCTTTGGATTATGCTGGCAAAGAGGTGGACTCTGGTGCCATCTTGCTTTGGGTGGTGCAAG GTGTGCAAGTTCAATATAGACCCCCCAAGAATCAGCTATGGATAACGGCAGTCCGGGTTGAGACTGAGGAAACGCCCTGTAAGAGCATGAGACCGGTGGAAATTAAACATGTCCTTTGTGCCACACCTCTGATTGATCAAGTCGAAGGAATTGATCAGGAGGAAGTAACCAGAACCACATGCTTTGGGGTTTCTTCCTGA
- the LOC119364673 gene encoding uncharacterized protein LOC119364673 isoform X1 encodes MAAAESKWEEWNMVAAEESKGEGSWSTSIHRVAPGKDFVNIPFYADEGPAWSLLVGVMRGDLRFHRLRVARSGRISGRSNEVVEIFHDLKKPPGCSLRADAALAPDGRSLCVVQQVENEQTYALQLQLEAEEKLRPLPPLAWRSLGRCMPISADGHIWAVSAIQLSVSSFHLVMQRLFTQEEEDAAGGRWELVGRPFKEDCKFDRSLPTWDGSFLQGYVVLPGHGLDGGTLILLSLQNGLFFTFDCLAAPEIQWTKVTHTSDEYYLPINGRGLYAQESNAIYMLWNNVVYEYKLTVVDEEEERGLTRLKLHPPARIDSVCPFITLKGDGFLTHLGWGVMCSVWISLDLSCGCDYLHAIVTTFQIGPLPGDVKVLHSTFRRVDMLPMKHMDEFKLCFVQEYMDDKVLPQLQEEVLDDPCRHYLPPSPPKYVKPPIHIDKDLLFIICQGCSQSFIYRYEIKMDEIPMLERAPPLKPHYIVHGDDDGPRHFFLSSSKLCAISFLKDGMDVFNLDTTSHTMDILARRPVSVDPFVMVIRVGRATFALTETLQVYHKAYRVSPPGSTSWVRYHTNQSNVLDRKVMLSGYVAVGDDSFIVSDSVTCSCLLFEVGAKQWHVVIPWTQWGEYLPRPMPRHGLLKGACVFVDGFIYTCSNCGLAAYELLFENDHVYLKGPIFLPFSWLSKQWESERMSLDYAGKEVDSGAILLWVVQGVQVQYRPPKNQLWITAVRVETEETPCKSMRPVEIKHVLCATPLIDQVEGIDQEEVTRTTCFGVSS; translated from the exons ATGGCGGCGGCGgagagcaaatgggaggagtggaatatggtggcggccgaggagagcaAAGGGGAGGGGAGCTGGTCCACCTCGATTCATCGGGTCGCCCCCGGCAAGGATTTCGTCAATATTCCCTTCTATGCCGACGAGGGCCCTGCCTGGTCGCTGCTCGTCGGCGTCATGAGGGGCGACCTACGCTTCCACCGTCTTCGCGTGGCGAGATCAGGGCGGATCTCCGGTCGGAGCAACGAGGTGGTGGAGATCTTTCACGACCTCAAAAAGCCGCCGGGGTGCAGCTTGAGGGCCGACGCCGCCTTGGCTCCAGACGGTCGCTCCCTCTGCGTCGTGCAGCAGGTGGAGAACGAGCAAACCTACGCCCTGCAGCTGCAGCTGGAAGCCGAGGAAAAGCTGCGGCCCCTCCCTCCGCTGGCTTGGAGATCGCTTGGCCGGTGCATGCCCATCTCCGCGGACGGCCACATATGGGCGGTGTCCGCGATCCAGCTTTCTGTCTCCAGTTTCCACCTGGTCATGCAACGCCTCTTCAcccaagaggaagaggatgcagcggGAGGTCGTTGGGAGCTGGTTGGCAGACCCTTCAAGGAAGATTGCAAATTCGACCGCTCCCTCCCCACCTGGGATGGTAGCTTCCTCCAGGGCTACGTGGTGCTCCCTGGCCATGGCCTGGATGGGGGCACGCTGATTTTGCTCTCCCTCCAAAATGGCCTTTTCTTCACCTTCGATTGTTTGGCCGCCCCGGAGATCCAGTGGACCAAGGTAACCCACACTTCAGACGAGTACTACCTCCCTATCAATGGCCGTGGCTTGTACGCACAAGAAAGCAATGCCATCTACATGCTCTGGAACAACGTGGTCTACGAATACAAGCTCACGGTGGTagatgaagaggaagagagagGGCTGACAAGGCTCAAGCTGCATCCACCTGCGAGGATTGACTCTGTTTGTCCTTTCATTACATTGAAAGGAGATGGCTTCCTCACCCATCTGGGCTGGGGGGTCATGTGCTCTGTGTGGATCAGCCTCGACCTCTCATGCGGGTGTGACTATCTACATGCCATTGTTACCACCTTCCAAATTGGTCCCCTGCCCGGGGATGTCAAGGTCCTCCACTCCACCTTCCGTCGGGTGGACATGTTGCCCATGAAACACATGGATGAATTTAAATTATGCTTTGTGCA AGAGTATATGGACGACAAGGTGTTGCCTCAACTCCAGGAAGAAGTCCTTGATGATCCTTGCAG GCATTATCTCCCACCAAGTCCTCCTAAGTACGTGAAGCCACCTATCCATATTGACAAGGATCTCTTGTTTATTATCTGCCAAGGTTGTTCACAATCATTTATCTATAGATATGAAATCAAGATGGATGAGATTCCAATGTTAGAAAGAGCCCCTCCTCTCAAACCACATTACATTGTACATGGAGATGATGATGGTCCCAGGCACTTTTTTCTAAGTAGCTCAAAACTATGTGCCATCTCCTTCCTAAAAGATGGCATGGATGTGTTTAATCTGGACACCACTAGTCACACTATGGATATACTTGCACGCCGGCCTGTTTCCGTTGATCCTTTTGTTATGGTTATCCGAGTTGGTCGAGCAACTTTTGCTCTTACCGAGACTCTCCAAGTTTACCACAAGGCCTACCGTGTTTCTCCTCCTGGATCCACCTCATGGGTGCGCTATCACACAAACCAGTCTAATGTTCTTGACAGGAAGGTCATGCTCTCGGGATATGTAGCAGTGGGTGATGATTCCTTTATAGTCTCTGATAGTGTCACATGTTCTTGTCTTCTCTTTGAGGTGGGCGCCAAGCAGTGGCATGTTGTCATACCTTGGACTCAATGGGGAGAATACCTACCAAGGCCTATGCCTAGACACGGCCTTTTAAAGGGCGCATGTGTGTTTGTTGATGGTTTTATCTACACATGCTCAAATTGCGGGCTTGCTGCTTATGAACTACTCTTTGAAAATGATCATGTGTACCTCAAAGGCCCAATCTTTTTGCCATTCTCATGGTTGAGTAAACAATGGGAGAGTGAAAGAATGTCTTTGGATTATGCTGGCAAAGAGGTGGACTCTGGTGCCATCTTGCTTTGGGTGGTGCAAG GTGTGCAAGTTCAATATAGACCCCCCAAGAATCAGCTATGGATAACGGCAGTCCGGGTTGAGACTGAGGAAACGCCCTGTAAGAGCATGAGACCGGTGGAAATTAAACATGTCCTTTGTGCCACACCTCTGATTGATCAAGTCGAAGGAATTGATCAGGAGGAAGTAACCAGAACCACATGCTTTGGGGTTTCTTCCTGA